The Methanococcoides methylutens genome has a window encoding:
- a CDS encoding 4Fe-4S dicluster domain-containing protein encodes MAENKEKMQPYPELNIIECKGCERCVAACPKDVLFMSEQINERGYHYVEYTGEGCIGCGNCYYTCPEPLAIAVHIPIKEE; translated from the coding sequence ATGGCTGAAAATAAGGAAAAGATGCAACCATATCCTGAACTGAACATTATTGAGTGTAAAGGATGTGAGAGATGCGTAGCTGCATGTCCCAAAGATGTACTCTTTATGAGTGAACAAATTAACGAACGCGGCTACCATTATGTTGAATACACGGGAGAAGGATGCATAGGATGCGGAAATTGTTACTACACCTGTCCTGAGCCACTGGCTATTGCTGTGCATATCCCGATCAAGGAAGAATAA
- a CDS encoding AMP-binding protein — protein sequence MSSFLEEYVSRTEFESYDDYKENFKIKIPDNFNFAYDIVDRYAKEQPEKRALVWCDDDGEELIYNFRDLKYYSDKAANLFRKYGIKKGDVVMLTLKGRYEFWICILALHKIGAVTLPATHMLTTKDVTYRIELAKIKMVVSADDEGLMGYIDEAHKGYEDVLLHKAVLNVEKEGWINFNKELEEASEDFTRPEGDEATNNDDIALLYFSSGTTGLPKMVQHDFAYPLGHIITAKYWQNVMDDGLHLTVADSGWAKCVWGKLYGQWICGTAVFVYDYERFNAKNMLEKASRYGVTTFCAPPTIYRFLIKEDLSQYDFSSLEYCVVAGEPLNPEVYERFLEFTGLKLMEGFGQTESVVTIATYPWMEPKPGSMGKPSPEYDIQLLNLDGKLCDSGEEGEIVINTSSGKPVGLFAGYRADEEKTKATWHDGYYHTGDMAWKDEDGYFWFIGRSDDIIKSSGYKIGPFEVESALIEHPSVLECAITGVPDPVRGQIVKATIVLAKGYEASDELKKELQDHVKKATAPYKYPRAVEFVDELPKTISGKIRRVEIRDHDKATN from the coding sequence ATGTCATCTTTTTTAGAAGAATATGTTTCACGCACGGAATTCGAATCGTATGATGACTATAAGGAGAACTTTAAGATAAAGATCCCTGATAACTTTAATTTCGCATACGATATTGTCGACAGGTACGCAAAGGAACAACCTGAGAAAAGAGCACTTGTATGGTGCGATGATGATGGTGAAGAACTGATATATAATTTCAGGGACCTGAAATACTACAGCGATAAAGCTGCAAATCTCTTCAGAAAATATGGCATCAAGAAAGGCGATGTTGTAATGCTGACCTTGAAGGGAAGGTATGAGTTCTGGATATGTATCCTTGCCTTGCACAAGATAGGTGCTGTTACTCTCCCTGCAACCCACATGCTGACAACCAAAGATGTGACCTACCGTATTGAACTTGCAAAGATCAAGATGGTAGTAAGTGCAGACGATGAAGGTCTCATGGGTTACATCGATGAAGCTCACAAAGGGTACGAGGATGTCCTGCTTCACAAAGCCGTCCTCAATGTTGAGAAAGAGGGGTGGATCAATTTCAATAAGGAGCTTGAAGAGGCTTCTGAGGACTTTACCAGACCTGAAGGCGATGAAGCAACAAATAACGATGATATTGCTCTTTTGTACTTCTCGTCCGGAACAACCGGTCTGCCAAAAATGGTCCAGCATGACTTCGCCTACCCCCTTGGCCACATAATCACTGCTAAGTACTGGCAGAACGTGATGGACGATGGATTACACCTTACAGTTGCAGACTCAGGTTGGGCAAAATGCGTATGGGGTAAGCTCTACGGCCAGTGGATCTGTGGCACTGCTGTTTTTGTCTATGACTATGAGCGTTTCAATGCAAAGAACATGCTTGAGAAAGCCAGCAGATATGGCGTGACCACATTCTGTGCACCGCCTACTATCTATAGGTTCCTCATCAAGGAAGATCTTTCACAGTATGATTTCAGCAGCCTTGAGTACTGTGTGGTTGCCGGTGAGCCATTGAACCCTGAAGTGTATGAAAGATTCCTTGAGTTCACAGGCCTGAAACTCATGGAAGGCTTTGGCCAGACCGAGAGTGTGGTAACAATCGCAACCTATCCGTGGATGGAACCAAAGCCCGGGTCAATGGGAAAACCATCACCTGAATACGATATCCAGTTGCTTAACCTTGACGGGAAGCTCTGTGATTCCGGTGAGGAAGGAGAGATCGTCATCAATACTTCCAGCGGCAAACCAGTAGGTCTTTTTGCCGGATATCGTGCAGATGAGGAGAAAACAAAAGCCACCTGGCATGATGGCTATTATCATACCGGTGACATGGCATGGAAAGATGAGGATGGTTATTTCTGGTTCATCGGAAGGTCTGATGATATCATTAAGAGCTCCGGTTACAAGATAGGTCCTTTCGAGGTCGAGAGTGCACTGATCGAGCATCCTTCTGTACTTGAATGTGCTATTACCGGCGTACCGGATCCTGTTCGTGGCCAGATCGTCAAGGCGACCATTGTTCTTGCCAAAGGCTATGAAGCAAGTGATGAGCTTAAGAAAGAGTTGCAGGACCATGTCAAGAAAGCCACTGCACCTTACAAGTATCCAAGAGCTGTAGAATTTGTGGATGAGCTTCCAAAGACCATCAGTGGCAAGATAAGACGTGTCGAGATACGTGATCACGATAAAGCAACAAACTGA
- a CDS encoding helix-turn-helix domain-containing protein, with translation MQEKIKEISSRIHELRELSEISSEEMANYLNIPVETYQQYDTGEVDIPASILFEIAQFLKVDMTLLLTGEEPRMHIFTVTRKDKGPTVERREAYKYQNLAPNFIHKKAETFIVEVEAGSTDANNPMNSHPGQEFDLVLEGTLKVKIHDNEIVLEEGDSIYFDSSYGHGMEALGDKPAKFLAMIV, from the coding sequence ATGCAGGAAAAAATAAAGGAAATCTCGTCACGTATCCATGAATTGCGCGAGCTGTCAGAAATCAGTTCAGAAGAAATGGCAAATTATCTGAATATCCCTGTTGAAACCTATCAGCAGTATGATACAGGTGAAGTCGATATTCCTGCCAGCATACTTTTTGAGATCGCACAGTTCCTGAAAGTTGATATGACATTACTTCTAACCGGCGAAGAACCACGCATGCATATCTTTACTGTTACCAGGAAGGACAAGGGACCAACTGTTGAAAGAAGAGAGGCTTACAAATATCAGAACCTTGCCCCAAATTTCATACACAAAAAGGCAGAGACTTTTATTGTTGAGGTTGAAGCAGGATCAACAGATGCTAATAACCCTATGAATTCCCACCCTGGACAGGAGTTCGATCTTGTTCTTGAAGGTACCTTAAAAGTAAAGATACATGACAACGAGATCGTTCTTGAGGAAGGAGATTCCATCTATTTTGATTCCAGCTATGGTCATGGAATGGAAGCCCTTGGGGATAAGCCTGCAAAGTTCCTGGCTATGATAGTCTGA
- a CDS encoding COG1470 family protein, giving the protein MKKYFTFVTLGLLLLSMTAAGVAVAISEPVAEEPVLIAEKIAADGYYQDMIYPEAAREVVPLYVDPGYSYLTIKPGESEEVTVVLYNHGEETMTVEPYLVPQFYNDNELDDEWVTISPAKAEMETGEKQEFTIKVAVPEDAELGHYSANVFFSGLEGDVASLYPGYNGALELSVNVWLPPNIEIFNSYISDRVEAGAEYEYSINLKNVGDKAISIDPQFEEIEDEWYRYSSQVSLDEKDVTITAPSIINPGEKAVVKVNVKIPADAEGSVNGMINLNIDDRTITEWSQKVSMNFDVWQQPEEPFITTFNAMTDDPITIKLFSTDYNYGSSSTSSTTPSFEVVLKNAKGEVRPVIVSTSYRGSVNLGQQYPGPYMMAMDEAAGSYIEVESVMTEDMEQPDVYQQGSTGYSETYIIDGGAGEWILEIMPHNTENFEYSISIGLTE; this is encoded by the coding sequence ATGAAGAAATATTTCACATTTGTTACACTCGGTCTGCTGTTGCTCAGCATGACGGCAGCAGGTGTTGCTGTTGCCATCTCTGAGCCAGTGGCCGAAGAGCCTGTACTGATAGCTGAAAAGATCGCTGCTGATGGATATTACCAGGACATGATATATCCTGAAGCTGCACGAGAGGTCGTTCCCCTCTATGTTGATCCGGGATATTCATATCTTACAATTAAACCCGGTGAGTCAGAGGAAGTAACTGTTGTGCTCTACAACCACGGTGAAGAGACGATGACAGTTGAGCCTTACCTTGTACCACAGTTCTACAACGACAATGAACTTGATGATGAATGGGTTACTATTTCACCTGCAAAAGCTGAAATGGAGACCGGCGAAAAGCAGGAGTTCACGATCAAAGTAGCAGTTCCTGAAGATGCTGAACTTGGCCACTACAGTGCAAACGTCTTCTTTAGCGGTCTTGAGGGAGATGTTGCTTCCCTTTACCCGGGTTACAACGGAGCGCTCGAACTTTCAGTGAATGTATGGCTGCCACCAAACATTGAGATATTCAATTCATACATCAGCGACCGCGTTGAAGCAGGTGCTGAATATGAGTATTCCATAAATCTCAAGAACGTTGGCGACAAAGCAATTTCCATTGATCCACAGTTCGAAGAGATCGAGGATGAATGGTACAGATACAGTTCACAGGTATCTCTTGATGAGAAAGATGTGACCATCACAGCACCTTCTATTATAAATCCAGGAGAAAAAGCTGTTGTGAAGGTAAATGTGAAGATCCCGGCTGATGCAGAAGGAAGTGTCAATGGTATGATCAATCTGAATATCGATGACAGAACCATCACCGAATGGAGCCAGAAGGTAAGCATGAACTTCGATGTCTGGCAACAGCCCGAAGAACCATTCATAACAACTTTCAACGCAATGACTGATGATCCTATCACTATCAAGCTGTTCTCAACGGACTACAACTATGGTAGCAGCAGCACATCTTCTACAACACCTTCCTTTGAGGTTGTATTGAAGAACGCAAAAGGAGAGGTGAGACCGGTAATTGTGAGCACAAGCTACAGGGGCTCTGTCAATCTTGGACAGCAGTATCCTGGTCCTTACATGATGGCAATGGATGAAGCTGCCGGCAGCTACATTGAAGTTGAATCTGTGATGACTGAAGATATGGAACAGCCTGATGTCTACCAGCAGGGATCTACCGGATATTCAGAGACATATATTATCGATGGTGGTGCCGGTGAGTGGATACTCGAGATCATGCCACACAACACCGAGAACTTTGAATACTCAATTAGTATTGGTCTGACTGAATAA